The following is a genomic window from Crossiella equi.
GGCATTCGCCACGATCCACCCGATATTCGCAAGCTTGCAAAAGTCATCGTCAGTCTCGCAACAACAGCAGCACAAGACGAAGATGCGTCTGAAATCAGCCACCCAGAAGCGGCGTAAAGAATTGCGGCATATCGAGGTAATATTTTGAATTGAACAAAAGGAGATGCCGACTTTCAGAGCGGCAGGCCATTTATGGCGATCTCCCATTCCGAACTAGACGAGAAGAGCGTGGGATGACCGGCGCGAACGCAGAACCTTCCGACAACTCGTGCAGGGGTGTTTTCCCCGCAGCGCTACCGGCGGCCTCGACCGCAGTGGAGCCGCCGCTTCGGGTCGTCACCTATCGGCGCGTGGCATCAGAGGCCCCGGCCACGGCCGCCTCCCTGGAGGCGCAGCGCGCGGCGTGCCAACGCCTTGTCGAACAGCTCGGCCTGCACCTCGTTGACGTGTTCATCGAGCCCGAGCACGTGGTGACCGAGACGAGTGCGCGATGACCAGCGCGTACGACGATCTCGTCGACGAACTGCTGGGGGATGACGAGCTGCTGGCGGATGGCGCTCTTCCGGTCGTCCTATCGACAGTCGCTGAGGCAGTGGAGCCGGGAAGCCGAGCAGTGATCTATCTGCGGGTGTCATCGGCTGGCCAGGTCAAGAACGACTACGACCCGGAAGGCATCTCGATACCCGCCCAGCGCGTCAAGTGCCAGCGCAAGGCCGAGCAACTTGGCTTGACGATCATTGGCGAATACGTCGAGCCGGGTCGCACGGCGACCGAGATGTCGAAGCGAGTTGAGTTCCAGCGGATGCTCACGCGAGTACGCAACGCTGGCGACGTCGACTACATCATCGTCTACAAGCTGTCCCGGATGGCGCGCAACCGGCTCGACGACGCCATCGTCATGGCTGATCTCCGCAAACGCGGCGTCACCCTCGTCTCGGCCACCGAGTCGATCGACGACTCACCCGTCGGTCAGCTCATGCACGGCATCCTGGCCACCTTCAACGAGTACCAGTCGCGGGAGTCCGGCGCGGACATCGCGTACAAGATGAAGCAGAAAGCCAAGAACGGCGGAACGATCGGCCGCGCGCCGCTGGGCTACCTCAACGTTCGCGACCGGTTCGACGGCCGCGAGATCCGCACCATCGCCGTCGACCCCGAGCGTGCACCCTTTGTCCAGCTTGCCTTCGAGCTCTACGTCACCGGCGACTACTCGTTGGAAGACCTGTCCGACGAGCTCTACGATCGCGGCCTGCGCACCCGGCCCACCGGTCGCCATCCCGCCAAGCAGGTGTCGATCAACAAGCTCTCCATGATGCTGCGGGACCGCTACTACCTCGGGTACGTGGAGGTCGATGGCGAGGAGGTCCAAGGCCGGCACGAGCCACTCATCGACGATGACCTCTTCGATCGCGTCCAGGATCTCCTCGAATCCCGCTCCGCAGCAGGAGAACGCCGCCGCGAGCACCCCCACTACCTCAAGGGCTCGCTGTTCTGCGGACGCTGCAAGCGAGCAGGCATCACCCAGCGGCTGATCGTCCAGCACACAGTCAACTCACGAGGCAGCGAATACACCTACTTCTTCTGCCGCAACAAGCAGAACGGCAGCTGCGAAGCCCCGCACATCAACGTCGCCCTCATCGAAGACGCGGTGGAAAACCACTACGCGACGATCCGCTTCAGCGCCCAGTTCGTCGCCACCGTCCGCGCCGAGGTCGCCCGCGCCATCGACGAGCAGGAAGCCTCCGAGCGTCTGCTCCACAAGCAACTCACCACCGAGTTGCAGGCGCTGGACACCCGCGAAGAGAACCTCATCGAGCTGGCGGCGGACTCCACCATCGGGCAGGAGAAGATCAAGACCAAGCTTCGCGAAATCGCGCGCCAGCGACGACGACTGACCGAACGCCTCACCACCACGACCGAGAACCTCTCCGACAGTGCCCGGCTCATCGAAGCCGCGCTCACCTTGCTGGAGAACCCCCAAGAGCTCTACCGCCGTTGCGACGAACAGCAACGCCGCATGCTCAACCAAGCGATCTTCCACGGCCTCTACGTCGATGACGACCAGATCGCCGACCACAGCCTCCGGGAGCCCTTCGCACATCTGCACGCCGTCCAGAGCGACTGGCAGACCACTGACGTGACCGTGCCGAAGCCACGAACCGACACCCGGCCCAGAAATGCCAAAAGGGCCGCCCCCCAAAAAGGAGGCGGCCCCGTGGCTACCAACGGTCTTCAGGTCCTACTACGTGGCGTTGTTTCGGTGCCGTGTTCTAGTAAGACCCCTAGGGTGGAGCTGAGGGGAATCGAACCCCTGACCTTCTCGATGCGAACGAGACGCGCTACCAACTGCGCTACAGCCCCTCATCCGTGCTCGCAGAGCATAGCAGTCGATCTGAGGGGCGCCGAACAGGGGGTCCTATTCGCCCACGGCGCGGCGGTACCGGACCGGTCCAGGCGGGTCGAGCTCGTCGAAGGACGGGTCCTCGTCGTCGATCTCGACCATGACCGTGCCCGGGCGCGAGGTGCAGCTGGGCTTGGGCGTGGGCTTCGCGCTGGTCGGGGCCTTCGGCACCGAGTACTCGGACTCGACCTCCGGCTCCTCGCCGCCCCCGTCGTCCTCCTCCGGTACGTGCCGCCCGCCCAGGCGCGCCAGGCGGCGCTCCCGGACCTCGGCCTCGATGCGGACCTGGCGGCGGAGGTAGGTGAGATAGCCCACAAGGACGAGGTCCAGCGCACCGTGTGCCCACCACAGCACGGGCCAGACGAAGCCCGCGGCCAGGCCGGTGCCCAGGGCCAGCAGGAGCATCGCCAGGACCACGCGCTGGCGGAAGGCGTACTTGGCCTCGGCGACCAGTGCGGCCTGTTCCGGGTCGAAGCCGCCGCGGCCGGGGCGGTAGCGGCGCGGCGCCGGTTCGATCCCGTCCAGCGGGGCGAACTCGGTGCGGCGGCGGGGGCGGTCCAGGACGGGTTCGACGGGGTCGTCGACCACCGAGTCCTCGGGTTCTGGCATGGCGGTCACCTCGTCCACCGTGCCAGCGGTTCCGCCTCGGCGCACGACACGGGCTGCCAGCGCGGAGTCGGCGGTGTGGGACACCGGACCCCTGCGACGGGCGACCATGGGCACGAGGACGATCAGCCAAGCGGCGGCAAGTGCGGCGAAGATCAGTGAGCTTGGCACCCTGCGCCACCTCCCCCGGGGTCCGGGCCAGCCTTCTTTACCTCAGGCCACGCTAGTCACAGCAGTCACATCCGTGTCGGAGCCACGCCGCATTAGTGGCGCGCGTCAAGCTGTGTCTGTCCCCCGTTTGGATTAACGCCCGCCGCCGGACAGGCGTGCCGAGGGTGGCCAGGCCAGTCCTTCGCGGATCAGGTGGTTGACCAGCCCCCCGGGCGTGTCCTCCACGGTCAGCGCGAGCGCGAGGTGGTCGCGCCAGGAGCCCGCGACGTCCAGGTAGCGGCGGTAGACACCTTCCTGGCGGAAGCCGAGCTTGGCCAGCACGCGCAGGCTGGCGTTGTTCTCCGGGCGCACGGTGGCCTCGACCCGGTGCAGCCCGCCGGGCCCGAAGGCGTGGTCCACGACCAGCGCGGCGGCCGCAGTGGCGATCCCGCCCCTGGTCATCGCGCTGGACACCCAGTAGCCGAGCCAGGCCGAGCGCAGCGCGCCGCGCACCACGTTGCCGATGGTGATCTGCCCGGCGAACTCGTCGTTGACTGTGATCACGAACGGCAGCGCGTGTCCGCGCCTGGCGAGAGCGCGCAGGGCGTACCACTGGGCGGGCCAGGCCAGGGCGGCGTTGCGGTCGGACCAGTCGCCGAAACCGCTGGGCTCCCAGTCCTCCAGGTGCGCGCGGTCGCGCAGCCGGATCGAGCTCCACGCGGCCGCGTCGCGCAGCCGGGGCGGGCGCAGCACGACGTGCCCGGCCGGGGTGACGAGCGGGCCGAGGCGGGCAGGCCAGCCGGGGTGCCTGCCGTACTCGGCCTCGTCGGCCCTGGCCACCGCCGCCTACCCGCGCTGCGCGAGGAAGCTGACCCGAACCGGTTCGCCGATCGGCACGTCGGTGACGTCCTCGTCGACGATGACCAGGCAGTTCGCCTCGGCGAGCGAGGACAGCAGGTGCGCGCCCGCGGTGCCGAGCGGCTGCACCAGGTAGTCGTCGGTGTCGGTGTCGCGCAGCAGCGTGCCGCGCAGGTAGCCGCGACGTCCCTTGGT
Proteins encoded in this region:
- the sepX gene encoding divisome protein SepX/GlpR, translating into MPSSLIFAALAAAWLIVLVPMVARRRGPVSHTADSALAARVVRRGGTAGTVDEVTAMPEPEDSVVDDPVEPVLDRPRRRTEFAPLDGIEPAPRRYRPGRGGFDPEQAALVAEAKYAFRQRVVLAMLLLALGTGLAAGFVWPVLWWAHGALDLVLVGYLTYLRRQVRIEAEVRERRLARLGGRHVPEEDDGGGEEPEVESEYSVPKAPTSAKPTPKPSCTSRPGTVMVEIDDEDPSFDELDPPGPVRYRRAVGE
- a CDS encoding GNAT family N-acetyltransferase, producing MARADEAEYGRHPGWPARLGPLVTPAGHVVLRPPRLRDAAAWSSIRLRDRAHLEDWEPSGFGDWSDRNAALAWPAQWYALRALARRGHALPFVITVNDEFAGQITIGNVVRGALRSAWLGYWVSSAMTRGGIATAAAALVVDHAFGPGGLHRVEATVRPENNASLRVLAKLGFRQEGVYRRYLDVAGSWRDHLALALTVEDTPGGLVNHLIREGLAWPPSARLSGGGR